A single genomic interval of Actinomycetota bacterium harbors:
- a CDS encoding SDR family oxidoreductase, translated as MRQPVLVTGGAGYVGSMVVAELLARGYRVRVLDALLHGSIPSLLHSWGNPRFEFLHADVRDSTARANAVEGVDAIVHLAAIVGDPACAREPDVAREVNLEATRALLDDAERAGVERFIFASTCSNYGRMSNGGYADETFDLAPVSLYAETKVAAEHEVLSPDRELTPTCLRFATVFGTSPRMRFDLTVNEFTRDLAVRDELVVFGEQFWRPYVHVRDAARAIADVLEAPSEELAGEVFNVGDTNENYRKIDIVNLLQERFPKGNVEFVHRDEDPRDYRVSFEKFAKRFRFAAERSVSDGIDEVVRLLASGLVSDPFAPAYRN; from the coding sequence ATGCGGCAACCGGTTCTCGTTACTGGCGGCGCCGGGTACGTCGGCTCGATGGTCGTCGCGGAGCTCTTGGCGCGCGGCTATCGCGTGCGTGTCCTCGACGCACTCCTCCATGGAAGCATTCCGTCACTGCTCCATTCGTGGGGCAATCCACGCTTCGAATTCCTCCATGCCGACGTGCGCGATTCGACGGCACGAGCGAATGCAGTCGAGGGCGTCGATGCGATCGTGCATCTCGCTGCGATCGTCGGGGACCCCGCCTGCGCCAGGGAACCCGACGTCGCGCGGGAGGTGAATCTCGAGGCGACCCGCGCGTTGCTCGACGACGCGGAACGCGCCGGTGTCGAGCGGTTCATCTTTGCGTCGACGTGCAGCAACTACGGACGGATGTCCAACGGCGGGTACGCCGACGAGACGTTCGACCTCGCGCCCGTTTCGCTCTACGCGGAGACGAAGGTTGCAGCCGAGCACGAGGTGCTGTCTCCGGACCGCGAGCTGACACCGACCTGTCTCCGCTTCGCAACGGTCTTCGGAACCTCGCCGCGGATGCGGTTCGACCTGACGGTCAACGAGTTCACCCGCGATCTCGCCGTGCGCGACGAGCTCGTGGTCTTCGGCGAGCAGTTCTGGCGGCCGTACGTTCACGTTCGGGACGCGGCTCGCGCGATCGCCGATGTTCTCGAGGCTCCCTCCGAAGAGCTCGCCGGCGAGGTGTTCAACGTCGGCGACACCAATGAGAACTACCGCAAGATCGACATCGTCAACCTCCTGCAGGAGCGCTTTCCCAAGGGGAATGTCGAGTTCGTGCACCGCGACGAGGATCCGCGCGACTATCGAGTCAGCTTCGAGAAATTCGCCAAGCGTTTTCGTTTTGCCGCAGAGCGCTCCGTCTCCGACGGAATCGACGAAGTCGTGCGACTTCTCGCGAGCGGTCTCGTCTCCGACCCATTCGCGCCCGCCTATCGAAACTGA
- a CDS encoding formyltransferase family protein, which produces MGAAINVVYLTTDDPLYLPSFFERVLSARSDTAAVCVVPPLYKNQTPRAAAWRYYRTFGAGATVALASRTVRAKLARRSIASVCELHGVPCEPVDDVNDPSFLDHLRELDTDLIVSVSCPQIFRKPLIELPPRGCLNIHGAILPEYRGVMPSFWMLANGERRAGVSIFFVNEDIDAGELCGQRTFEISPDETLDAFLRKSKAVAAELLLEVLDDVERGIPEREPMDLTRGSYYSWPDRAAVGRFRAAGRRLW; this is translated from the coding sequence GTGGGGGCTGCCATCAACGTCGTCTACCTGACCACCGACGACCCGCTATACCTGCCGTCGTTCTTCGAGCGGGTTCTGTCCGCTCGGTCGGACACGGCTGCCGTCTGCGTCGTCCCGCCGCTCTACAAGAACCAGACTCCGCGGGCCGCGGCGTGGCGGTACTACCGCACGTTCGGTGCGGGCGCGACGGTCGCACTCGCCTCACGGACAGTGCGCGCGAAGCTCGCGCGACGCTCGATCGCAAGCGTGTGCGAGCTCCACGGTGTGCCGTGCGAGCCGGTCGACGACGTCAACGACCCGTCGTTCCTCGACCACCTGCGCGAGCTCGACACCGACCTGATCGTGTCCGTGAGTTGCCCGCAGATCTTCCGGAAGCCGCTGATCGAGCTGCCGCCACGCGGTTGTCTGAACATCCACGGCGCGATCCTCCCGGAGTACCGCGGTGTGATGCCGAGCTTCTGGATGCTCGCGAACGGCGAGCGGCGCGCGGGCGTCTCGATCTTCTTCGTGAACGAGGACATCGACGCCGGTGAGCTCTGCGGCCAGCGAACGTTCGAGATCTCCCCGGACGAGACGCTCGACGCGTTCCTCAGGAAGTCGAAGGCAGTCGCGGCAGAGCTGCTCCTCGAGGTCCTCGACGACGTCGAGCGCGGGATCCCCGAGCGGGAGCCGATGGATCTGACCAGGGGCTCGTACTACTCGTGGCCGGACCGTGCGGCGGTCGGCCGCTTCCGGGCGGCCGGGCGCCGGCTCTGGTAA
- the recR gene encoding recombination mediator RecR, whose amino-acid sequence MLSPAIDNLVAQLTRLPGVGTRTAHRLAFHLLRTPTDEALALAGALQEAKERVRFCNECGNWTEEETCEICRDGRRDRAVICVVEQPADVMSLERTHEYRGLYHVLGGALSPLDGIDPGDLRIDELFRRVESDGVAEVVLATNPNTTGEATASFIADRLRGRVRVTRLASGLPVGGDLEYADEVTLGRALSGRREV is encoded by the coding sequence GTGCTCAGCCCGGCAATCGACAACCTCGTCGCGCAGCTGACGCGCCTCCCGGGCGTCGGGACGCGCACGGCGCATCGCCTAGCGTTCCACCTCCTCCGCACGCCCACGGACGAAGCGCTCGCGCTCGCCGGCGCGCTGCAGGAGGCGAAGGAACGCGTGCGCTTCTGCAACGAGTGCGGGAACTGGACCGAGGAGGAGACGTGCGAGATCTGCCGCGACGGGCGCCGTGACCGGGCCGTGATCTGCGTCGTCGAGCAGCCGGCCGACGTGATGTCCCTCGAGCGGACGCACGAGTATCGCGGCCTCTACCACGTCCTCGGCGGCGCGCTCTCGCCGCTCGACGGGATCGACCCGGGCGACCTGCGGATCGACGAGCTCTTCCGGCGGGTGGAGTCCGACGGCGTCGCGGAGGTCGTCCTGGCGACGAACCCGAACACGACAGGCGAGGCGACGGCGTCGTTCATCGCCGATCGCCTGCGCGGCCGGGTGCGCGTGACGCGCCTCGCGAGCGGGCTCCCCGTCGGCGGCGACCTCGAGTACGCGGACGAGGTCACCCTCGGGCGGGCGCTGTCGGGCCGCCGCGAGGTCTAG
- a CDS encoding polysaccharide deacetylase family protein translates to MISETMSPPAAARIEPVSLAPPADPALPRNAFTVDVEDWYQSCIDFDAPITDRVIRNVDRILEVLDEREIKGTFFVQGRVAETFPALIASLVADGHEVQSHGYSHRPLHAMNASELRDELERAKGTVEDASGTAVTAFRAQDFSIVSSNLWALETLADVGFEVDSSIFPMRARNYGIANWPLEPHHVVSAGGARILEVPVAIWARGWLRFPVAGGGYFRVLPRRLIEGGIRAIGGERPAVIYCHPYEFNRRELRDYPTVSRRLRLSQGLGRRFFTRRVRELLAQPGFGRFTDVLTAWGLPSTSST, encoded by the coding sequence GTGATCTCCGAAACGATGTCGCCACCTGCCGCCGCCCGAATCGAACCCGTTTCGCTCGCTCCGCCCGCCGACCCGGCGCTTCCACGCAATGCGTTCACCGTCGACGTCGAAGACTGGTACCAGTCGTGCATCGATTTCGATGCGCCGATCACCGACCGCGTCATTCGCAATGTCGATCGAATCCTGGAAGTCCTCGACGAGCGGGAGATCAAGGGGACATTCTTCGTCCAGGGAAGGGTCGCCGAGACGTTTCCAGCCCTGATCGCGTCGCTGGTCGCCGACGGACACGAGGTCCAGTCGCACGGGTACAGCCACCGGCCGCTTCACGCGATGAACGCGAGCGAGCTCCGGGACGAGCTCGAGCGCGCGAAGGGCACCGTCGAGGACGCGTCCGGAACGGCGGTAACGGCGTTCCGCGCCCAGGACTTCTCGATCGTCTCGAGCAACCTATGGGCGCTCGAGACGCTCGCCGACGTCGGCTTCGAGGTCGACTCGTCGATCTTCCCCATGCGCGCACGCAACTACGGGATCGCGAACTGGCCGCTCGAGCCGCACCACGTGGTCAGTGCCGGGGGAGCGCGGATCCTCGAGGTCCCCGTCGCGATCTGGGCCCGTGGCTGGCTGCGGTTTCCCGTCGCAGGCGGCGGCTACTTCCGCGTGCTTCCGCGTCGCCTGATCGAAGGCGGCATTCGCGCGATCGGCGGCGAGCGGCCGGCGGTCATCTATTGCCACCCATACGAGTTCAACCGGCGCGAGCTGCGCGACTATCCGACGGTCAGCCGGCGGTTGCGGCTTTCGCAGGGACTCGGCAGGCGCTTCTTCACGAGACGGGTTCGCGAGCTGCTGGCGCAACCGGGGTTCGGTCGGTTCACCGACGTCCTGACGGCGTGGGGGCTGCCATCAACGTCGTCTACCTGA